From the genome of Psychroserpens ponticola, one region includes:
- a CDS encoding glycosyltransferase, whose amino-acid sequence MLIITIVIIILYLLLIGCFTIGFDKVKSMPLEDIKPKIDFSIVIPFRNEAENLPDLLNSILELKYVKHKFEILFIDDDSEDESVKLIRSKLSNTKIDFTILTNDGKSNSPKKDAITKAISKSKFEWIITTDADCKLPKYWLDAFDCCIQKNDTKFIIAPVTYDQVTSFLKRFQLLDFLSLQGIGIGGFGIHKPILCNGANLAYTKTLFLELDGFNGNSHISSGDDIFLLQKIIGKNSKQIHYLKSESAIVQTAPQPNFKSLVSQRVRWAAKTSSYNSLFGKLTGLIAFLMNGFLVCSPLLVLANFISLKTLLYTFIIKFSIDFLLLFKTSRFFNQESHLTSFFFSSFIYPFFSVYIVFLSVFKGYKWKDRAYSK is encoded by the coding sequence ATGTTAATCATCACTATCGTTATCATCATTTTATATCTGCTTCTAATTGGCTGCTTTACTATTGGATTTGATAAAGTAAAATCAATGCCTCTAGAGGATATAAAACCTAAAATTGACTTTAGTATTGTTATTCCGTTTAGGAATGAAGCTGAAAATTTACCAGATTTATTAAATTCTATTTTAGAATTGAAATACGTAAAACACAAATTTGAAATTTTATTTATTGATGACGATTCTGAAGATGAATCGGTAAAACTCATCAGAAGCAAACTTAGCAACACTAAGATCGATTTCACGATACTTACAAATGATGGTAAATCAAATTCTCCAAAAAAGGATGCCATTACAAAAGCCATTTCTAAATCTAAATTTGAATGGATTATTACTACAGATGCCGATTGTAAATTACCCAAATATTGGTTAGATGCTTTTGATTGTTGTATTCAAAAAAATGACACAAAATTTATTATCGCTCCAGTCACTTATGATCAAGTGACTTCATTCTTAAAACGTTTTCAGTTGCTTGATTTTTTAAGCCTTCAAGGCATTGGTATTGGTGGTTTTGGAATACATAAACCCATTTTATGTAATGGAGCAAACCTAGCATATACAAAAACACTTTTTTTAGAATTGGATGGTTTTAATGGCAATTCTCACATTTCGAGTGGTGATGACATCTTCTTATTGCAGAAAATAATAGGAAAAAATTCAAAGCAAATTCATTATTTAAAAAGTGAAAGTGCTATAGTGCAAACTGCACCTCAACCCAACTTTAAAAGTTTAGTTTCACAACGCGTAAGATGGGCTGCAAAAACGTCAAGTTATAATAGTCTTTTTGGAAAACTTACAGGACTGATTGCTTTTTTAATGAATGGCTTTTTGGTGTGTTCTCCACTATTAGTTCTTGCCAATTTCATATCATTAAAAACTCTGCTATATACATTTATAATTAAGTTTAGTATTGATTTTCTATTGCTATTCAAAACAAGTCGGTTTTTTAATCAGGAATCGCACTTGACCTCTTTCTTTTTCTCTAGTTTCATATACCCATTCTTTTCAGTTTACATCGTTTTCCTATCGGTTTTTAAAGGTTATAAATGGAAAGATCGAGCATATTCCAAATAG
- a CDS encoding Bax inhibitor-1/YccA family protein: MRLSNYKTNNPVFSEYFWEDQNDSNKKMTVSGILIKSIVCIIVIAAITSYIWKLNEEGMSVKWLTIGGMLASVIISVIISVRHHWAPFLVPLYTIAKGVFLGGFSAFAHKNFPELPYQAIGVTIVTLFVMLLLYQTRIIVVTKKLRSVIITSAVSIMVVYIISLILSFFGIKSYIWGTSWFAIVFNCIAAMVASFALLLDFDYIERYKNKAPKYKEWFATWGLLATLIWLYVEILRLMQKLAIRF; encoded by the coding sequence ATGCGCTTATCTAATTACAAAACCAACAATCCAGTATTTTCAGAATACTTTTGGGAAGACCAGAATGATTCAAATAAGAAAATGACTGTATCTGGTATTTTGATTAAATCAATAGTATGTATTATCGTTATAGCTGCTATCACCTCTTATATCTGGAAACTTAATGAAGAAGGTATGTCTGTAAAATGGCTTACCATTGGTGGCATGTTGGCTTCAGTAATTATAAGTGTAATCATTTCAGTTAGACATCATTGGGCTCCTTTTTTAGTACCTCTTTATACTATTGCTAAAGGTGTTTTTCTTGGTGGATTTTCAGCTTTTGCTCATAAAAACTTTCCTGAATTACCATACCAAGCAATTGGTGTTACTATTGTGACATTATTTGTGATGCTCCTATTATATCAAACAAGAATTATTGTAGTTACAAAAAAACTAAGAAGTGTCATTATTACATCTGCTGTAAGTATAATGGTTGTATATATAATCTCATTGATACTAAGTTTTTTTGGTATCAAGTCTTACATTTGGGGAACTTCTTGGTTTGCTATTGTCTTTAATTGTATTGCTGCAATGGTTGCTTCTTTTGCGCTTCTTTTAGACTTTGATTACATTGAGCGTTATAAAAACAAGGCGCCTAAGTATAAAGAATGGTTTGCAACTTGGGGACTTTTAGCAACACTCATTTGGCTCTATGTAGAGATCTTAAGATTAATGCAAAAATTAGCTATTCGATTTTAA
- a CDS encoding tetratricopeptide repeat protein gives MRIVLTLLLVIIMFKTEAQSSVLTVADSLYLNGNYSKAISAYQSYTNQDEVYDKIAKSYVALGNYDQALHFYKLNIESYPDDALTKYEYAKLLSKTKQFEASIEVFNELMNIDYRNPNYHYEMGLALEKINDSTAINRFRTAYDLNDTHQKAIFKIAKYFLIKRKHEISHRYIDKGLETYENNVELISLKAQNYYYQDYYKDAKVWFQKLIDLGESSEFIHEKLSILYAEFSEYEQAIAQRKLVLNYNPYDSNSLFVIGTYYERLNDFDNAEKYMLRAIKLKDVPLDHEYQKLGIVLNRQQRYKEAIEAFKVSLKENPENISSAFFIVTTKDHYYADIDSKIKAYQDFIDSYPKATFLSFVKLRLAELEQEKFLKVKE, from the coding sequence ATGAGAATAGTACTAACTCTATTACTTGTAATTATCATGTTTAAAACCGAAGCGCAATCTTCGGTTTTAACTGTTGCAGATAGTTTATATCTTAATGGAAATTATAGCAAGGCCATATCAGCATATCAATCGTATACTAATCAAGATGAGGTTTATGATAAAATAGCAAAATCGTATGTAGCTTTAGGTAATTACGACCAAGCGCTTCATTTTTATAAACTAAATATTGAATCTTATCCTGATGATGCTTTAACCAAATATGAATATGCAAAACTCTTATCAAAAACAAAACAATTCGAAGCGTCTATTGAAGTCTTTAATGAATTGATGAATATTGATTATCGCAACCCAAATTACCATTACGAAATGGGTTTGGCTTTAGAAAAAATAAATGATTCTACAGCTATAAATCGATTTAGAACTGCTTATGATTTAAATGACACTCACCAAAAAGCCATCTTCAAAATAGCGAAGTATTTTTTAATAAAGCGCAAGCATGAAATTTCACATCGTTATATAGATAAAGGCTTAGAGACTTATGAAAACAATGTTGAATTGATCAGTTTAAAAGCACAGAACTATTATTATCAAGATTATTATAAGGATGCTAAAGTTTGGTTTCAAAAACTGATTGACTTAGGTGAGTCTTCAGAATTTATACATGAAAAATTAAGCATCCTTTATGCTGAGTTTTCAGAATATGAACAAGCGATTGCACAGCGTAAATTAGTATTAAATTATAATCCATATGATTCTAATTCCCTTTTTGTTATAGGCACTTATTATGAGCGACTTAATGATTTTGATAATGCAGAAAAGTACATGTTAAGAGCTATAAAACTTAAGGATGTTCCTTTGGATCATGAATACCAAAAACTTGGAATTGTACTCAACAGACAACAACGTTATAAAGAAGCCATCGAAGCCTTCAAAGTGTCTTTAAAAGAAAATCCAGAAAACATCTCTTCTGCATTTTTTATTGTGACGACTAAAGATCATTACTATGCTGATATTGATTCAAAAATTAAAGCCTATCAAGATTTTATTGATAGTTACCCTAAAGCAACATTTTTGAGCTTTGTTAAGCTTCGTTTAGCAGAATTAGAACAAGAAAAATTTCTTAAGGTAAAGGAGTAA
- a CDS encoding M56 family metallopeptidase, whose protein sequence is MLHYILQVAAFQLGFLIIYDVFLRKETFFNWNRVYLLATAILSIIIPFIKIESIKTIIPEKFVIRLPEVIIGKITETNAIPPDVANLAGITVQSEPVSFWYILLFSGMSIALLILAFKIIKLVILVSKHPKRWSNNLLIIKLINSTAAFSFFHYVFLGEHINPKDRSSILEHEIVHVKQKHTLDLLFFEVLRVVFWFNPLVYMYQNRIATLHEYIADAKAVKHQSKSEYYNNLLAQVFETQQFSFVNPFFKHSLIKKRILMLSKTKSKQIHILKYALLLPLVCTMLIYTSSYAQEKLEVIDETMQIEDSELSDKELRQKYYNQIVEMKKNGKSFMEINDFFMKDLGNYIETKTNYYKKVTYFQYIYNTSKESKVENNNLTQEDIESYESLNSKFNRTYDKYVAWKQTDEAKDIWENNSRNGVLRLLVNDLGNMTEDEKQKMKHKLDMMERDVYFNKLVVSSIVGGSKLVIDDYKSNSNITEEIKVEEIEESIEVPFAVVDQVPIMVTCQDLTTNEERKACMSKNIAIHVSENFNVDLAKELGLIGKQRISVIFKIDTQGEVIDVKARAPHPKLEVEARRVINLLPQFKPGKQKGIDVTVPYSLPILFQVNGDSNLSDEEVVEEIIEQETKGEDLVLTEIPYAIVDQTPVFSSCQDLSSEKERKSCTSDKVSSFVNKNFNTDLAKQLNIKGLQRVSVVFKIDKEGNVTDVRARAPHPKLEEEAKRVMKRLPQFIPGRHDGKLIIVPYSLPIVFQVH, encoded by the coding sequence ATGCTACACTATATATTACAAGTCGCTGCATTTCAACTTGGGTTTTTAATTATTTACGATGTGTTTCTTCGGAAGGAAACCTTCTTCAATTGGAATCGAGTTTACCTTTTAGCAACAGCGATATTATCGATTATAATTCCATTTATTAAAATAGAAAGCATAAAAACAATCATACCTGAAAAATTTGTAATTCGGTTGCCAGAAGTTATTATTGGAAAGATAACTGAAACGAATGCTATTCCTCCAGATGTTGCTAACCTTGCAGGAATTACAGTTCAGTCAGAACCAGTTTCTTTTTGGTATATCCTACTTTTTAGCGGAATGTCTATAGCTTTACTAATACTAGCTTTCAAAATTATTAAGTTGGTAATATTAGTTTCAAAGCATCCTAAACGTTGGAGTAATAATCTGTTAATCATTAAATTGATTAACAGCACTGCTGCATTTTCATTTTTTCATTATGTGTTTTTGGGTGAACATATAAATCCAAAAGATCGATCTTCGATTCTAGAACACGAAATAGTTCATGTCAAGCAAAAACACACTTTAGACTTACTATTTTTCGAAGTATTGAGAGTTGTATTTTGGTTCAATCCGTTGGTATATATGTATCAAAATCGAATTGCAACCTTACATGAATATATAGCAGATGCAAAAGCTGTGAAGCATCAAAGTAAATCTGAATACTATAACAATTTGTTAGCTCAAGTTTTTGAAACACAACAGTTTTCATTTGTAAATCCATTTTTCAAACACTCATTAATCAAAAAACGAATCCTTATGTTAAGTAAAACAAAATCAAAACAGATTCATATTTTAAAATATGCTTTGCTACTTCCATTAGTATGTACAATGCTTATATACACATCTTCTTATGCTCAAGAAAAGTTAGAAGTTATTGATGAAACTATGCAAATTGAAGATTCTGAATTAAGCGATAAGGAGCTTAGACAGAAATATTATAACCAAATTGTTGAGATGAAAAAGAATGGTAAGTCATTTATGGAGATAAACGATTTTTTCATGAAGGATCTTGGTAATTATATTGAGACTAAAACAAATTATTATAAAAAGGTTACTTATTTTCAATATATCTATAATACCTCAAAGGAAAGCAAGGTTGAGAATAATAACCTTACTCAAGAAGATATTGAGTCCTATGAATCATTAAATTCTAAATTTAATCGAACCTATGATAAATATGTAGCCTGGAAACAAACAGATGAAGCAAAGGATATCTGGGAAAATAATAGTAGAAATGGTGTATTACGATTGCTAGTGAATGATTTAGGAAACATGACAGAGGATGAAAAGCAGAAAATGAAACATAAATTAGACATGATGGAAAGAGATGTATATTTCAATAAGTTAGTTGTGTCTTCGATTGTTGGAGGTTCTAAATTAGTTATTGATGATTATAAAAGTAATTCTAACATTACTGAAGAAATTAAAGTTGAAGAAATTGAAGAATCTATTGAAGTGCCTTTTGCTGTTGTAGATCAAGTGCCAATAATGGTGACATGTCAAGATCTTACCACTAATGAAGAGCGTAAAGCTTGTATGAGTAAAAACATTGCGATTCATGTTAGTGAAAATTTCAATGTTGATTTAGCTAAGGAGTTAGGTTTAATTGGAAAACAACGCATTTCAGTGATTTTTAAAATTGATACTCAAGGAGAAGTTATTGATGTAAAAGCTAGAGCACCTCATCCAAAATTAGAAGTTGAGGCCAGACGTGTTATAAATTTATTACCTCAGTTTAAACCTGGAAAACAAAAAGGGATAGACGTTACTGTACCTTATAGTTTGCCAATTTTATTTCAAGTTAATGGAGATTCTAACTTATCTGATGAAGAAGTGGTTGAAGAAATTATAGAACAAGAAACAAAAGGTGAAGATTTAGTACTAACCGAAATTCCTTATGCTATTGTCGATCAAACGCCTGTTTTTTCTTCATGTCAAGACTTAAGTTCAGAAAAGGAACGCAAATCGTGTACAAGTGATAAAGTATCCTCTTTTGTTAATAAAAATTTTAATACAGACTTAGCGAAACAATTAAATATAAAAGGCTTACAACGTGTTTCTGTTGTTTTTAAAATTGACAAAGAAGGTAATGTAACTGATGTTAGAGCGAGAGCACCACACCCAAAATTAGAAGAAGAAGCTAAACGCGTAATGAAACGATTACCACAGTTTATTCCTGGAAGGCATGATGGTAAATTGATTATTGTTCCTTATAGCTTACCTATAGTTTTTCAAGTACATTAA
- a CDS encoding BlaI/MecI/CopY family transcriptional regulator codes for MKQLTKAEEEIMHILWQLQKTNVKDIIAELPEPKPAYNTVSTIVRILETKGFVDYEKQGKGHLYFPIVQKHEYSNQSINTLVDNYFQGSFKSMVSFFVKKNDVDLKDMESILKEINKNNS; via the coding sequence ATGAAGCAACTAACAAAAGCAGAAGAGGAAATTATGCACATCCTTTGGCAACTCCAAAAAACTAATGTGAAAGATATAATTGCAGAACTTCCTGAACCAAAACCAGCATATAATACGGTTTCAACGATAGTTAGAATTCTTGAAACCAAAGGATTTGTTGATTACGAAAAGCAAGGAAAAGGCCATTTGTATTTTCCAATTGTTCAAAAACACGAGTATAGCAATCAGTCAATAAACACATTGGTTGATAATTATTTTCAAGGCTCTTTCAAAAGTATGGTGTCTTTTTTTGTAAAGAAAAACGATGTTGATCTTAAAGATATGGAGTCTATTTTAAAAGAAATTAATAAAAACAACTCATAA
- a CDS encoding DUF456 domain-containing protein, giving the protein MDIFLTILAAIFVVLGIIGSFLPVLPGPLTGWIGLLIFHLTDVVPMNWTFLMITLLIAITIWVLDYIIPAMGTKRFGGSRAGMIGTSLGLIVGLLSPIPGGIIIGPFVGALVGELLNKSDFDKALKAAFGSFLGFLASTFIKFIVALVFLGLFIVKIAEYQDVLF; this is encoded by the coding sequence ATGGATATATTTTTAACCATACTTGCTGCCATATTTGTTGTTTTAGGAATTATTGGCAGTTTTTTACCAGTCTTACCTGGCCCTTTAACTGGTTGGATTGGATTGCTTATTTTTCATCTTACTGATGTTGTTCCAATGAATTGGACATTTTTAATGATCACACTTTTGATAGCCATTACCATATGGGTACTAGATTATATTATTCCCGCTATGGGAACTAAACGTTTTGGTGGTAGTCGAGCTGGTATGATAGGAACATCTTTGGGATTAATTGTTGGATTATTATCACCTATTCCTGGTGGTATAATCATTGGTCCTTTTGTTGGTGCTTTAGTAGGTGAACTACTTAATAAAAGTGATTTTGATAAAGCACTTAAAGCTGCATTTGGTTCTTTCTTGGGCTTTTTAGCATCAACCTTTATTAAATTTATTGTCGCTCTAGTTTTTTTAGGACTCTTTATTGTGAAGATTGCTGAATACCAAGATGTACTCTTTTAA
- a CDS encoding response regulator has protein sequence MQHIHILMVDDHPIIIEGYQNTLMATKRDDQTLVIDTANTCDAANLLMERAADERPYDVCFFDISLPPSSDGKITSGEDLAKIAKNILPNAKIIILTMFNESYRIHSIVKEINPDGFLIKSDLTSSELAEAFHHILVDPPYYSSTVSNFLNKSIINEIYVDEVNRKILHLLAQGMKTRSLPEHINLSMSAIEKRKKQLKLLFSISDGKDESLIMEARKKGFL, from the coding sequence ATGCAGCACATTCATATTTTAATGGTTGACGATCATCCTATCATTATCGAAGGATACCAAAACACTTTAATGGCTACAAAAAGAGATGATCAAACATTAGTTATCGATACGGCTAATACTTGTGATGCTGCAAATTTGCTAATGGAAAGAGCAGCCGATGAACGACCATATGATGTTTGTTTTTTTGACATAAGTTTACCGCCTTCTTCCGATGGAAAAATTACTTCTGGTGAAGACTTGGCTAAAATTGCTAAGAATATTTTGCCTAATGCTAAAATTATAATCCTAACCATGTTTAATGAATCCTATCGTATTCATAGTATTGTTAAAGAAATTAATCCAGATGGATTTTTAATTAAAAGCGATCTAACTTCTAGTGAACTGGCTGAGGCATTTCATCACATACTAGTTGATCCACCTTATTATAGTAGTACAGTATCCAACTTTTTAAACAAATCGATAATTAATGAAATATATGTAGATGAAGTTAATAGAAAAATTCTACATCTGTTGGCACAAGGCATGAAAACTAGAAGTCTTCCAGAGCATATTAATCTATCAATGAGTGCGATTGAAAAACGAAAAAAACAGCTCAAATTGTTGTTTTCTATTTCAGATGGAAAAGACGAATCCTTAATTATGGAAGCAAGAAAAAAAGGGTTTTTGTAG
- a CDS encoding ATP-binding protein gives MSLISIFDFVVRIIFCSIIFFFSVTSLRAQNKNEALLDSIFIYREYARNNKIEYLDQLKFAKRARVLSQQLDIDSTLLMSNRVLSFVYLNNDQLEPFKQINFENLGLAKKNHDSVALAVAYNNLGFYYDYNFKNDSAYGYYLDAVKIYDKLKEKSNQVNALLNMANIQKNEKDYIGSEKNAIRATKILINLPQNDENLDKLWVLNTLLGEISLKLGQLEQSLEYHEKAKINSKKMSNGFYNEVFTLNNKAFVLHKQKKYDEALELYYGLVEIKDRYDEYDPTFYPLVIDNIAYTKFVAEHSDYNTIANLFQEAYRISDSLQDDVTKLAVSIDFSKFYLHQKEYDSSLKYATTAYKISKDISSNEILLEVLKVLSKLKEGENGKAYLNEHIKLSDSLLNIERNVRNKFARIEFETDKIEEENARISIQRMWLIIVSTVLLITLFLLYIIISQRTKNKELQFEKDQQKANEEIYNLMLSQQDKVDEARANEKKRISQEMHDGILGRLFGTRLSLDSLNFSEGKEAIQNRATYIKELMTIENDIRKISHDLNTDFVSGSGFMDIVSEMIEKQTNAYQLKHQFDFTDDVSWEIVSNKNKINIYRIIQESLQNIYKHAKADAVKISFQLKNNVILLSISDDGQGFDVNKSKKGIGIKNINARVIELEGTVDFISEINKGTTITIEIPYKTNS, from the coding sequence TTGAGTCTAATATCAATTTTTGATTTTGTGGTTCGAATAATATTTTGTTCAATAATTTTCTTTTTTTCTGTTACTTCATTGAGGGCTCAAAATAAAAATGAAGCACTATTAGATAGTATATTTATTTATAGAGAATATGCTAGAAATAATAAAATAGAATATTTAGATCAATTAAAATTTGCTAAACGTGCTCGAGTATTATCACAACAATTAGACATAGACTCTACTTTACTTATGAGCAATCGCGTTCTGTCATTTGTTTATCTTAATAATGACCAATTAGAACCGTTTAAACAAATAAATTTTGAAAACTTAGGACTAGCTAAAAAAAATCATGATTCTGTTGCATTGGCTGTTGCATATAATAACTTAGGATTTTATTATGACTATAATTTTAAAAATGATAGCGCTTATGGTTATTATTTGGACGCCGTTAAAATTTATGATAAACTTAAAGAAAAAAGCAATCAAGTAAATGCTCTTTTGAATATGGCAAATATTCAAAAGAATGAAAAGGATTATATAGGTAGTGAAAAAAATGCTATTAGAGCTACCAAAATTTTAATTAATCTACCGCAAAACGATGAAAACTTAGATAAACTTTGGGTGCTAAATACTCTGCTTGGAGAAATATCTCTTAAGTTAGGGCAATTAGAACAATCTTTAGAATATCATGAAAAAGCTAAAATCAATAGTAAAAAAATGAGTAATGGCTTTTACAATGAAGTTTTTACATTGAATAATAAAGCATTTGTTTTACATAAACAAAAAAAGTATGATGAAGCTTTAGAATTATATTATGGCCTTGTAGAGATTAAAGATAGATATGATGAATATGATCCTACATTCTATCCTTTAGTCATTGACAATATTGCTTATACAAAATTTGTTGCTGAGCATTCAGATTATAATACGATAGCAAACCTTTTTCAAGAAGCTTACCGAATTAGCGACAGTTTACAAGATGACGTAACCAAATTGGCTGTAAGTATTGATTTTTCTAAATTTTACTTGCATCAAAAAGAATATGATTCGTCATTAAAATACGCTACTACTGCCTATAAAATTTCTAAAGATATATCATCAAATGAAATTTTGTTAGAAGTATTGAAAGTCCTTTCTAAATTAAAGGAAGGTGAAAACGGTAAAGCTTATCTAAACGAACATATAAAATTAAGCGATAGTTTACTAAACATTGAACGTAACGTGCGCAACAAATTTGCGCGAATAGAATTTGAAACCGACAAGATAGAAGAGGAAAATGCACGTATTTCAATTCAGAGAATGTGGTTAATTATTGTCTCAACTGTATTGTTAATCACCTTGTTTTTATTATATATTATCATTTCACAACGTACAAAAAACAAGGAGCTTCAGTTTGAAAAAGATCAGCAAAAAGCCAATGAGGAAATTTATAATCTCATGTTGTCTCAACAAGACAAAGTTGATGAAGCAAGAGCTAATGAGAAAAAACGAATCTCACAAGAAATGCACGATGGTATTTTAGGACGCTTATTTGGAACCCGATTGAGCTTAGATAGTTTGAATTTTTCCGAAGGTAAAGAAGCCATTCAAAATAGAGCAACCTATATTAAAGAACTCATGACTATAGAGAATGATATTCGTAAAATTTCTCATGATCTTAATACCGATTTTGTTTCTGGATCTGGATTTATGGATATTGTTTCTGAGATGATAGAAAAGCAAACCAATGCATATCAACTCAAACATCAATTTGATTTTACTGATGATGTGAGTTGGGAGATCGTTTCAAATAAAAATAAAATTAATATTTATAGAATTATTCAGGAATCACTTCAAAACATCTATAAACATGCAAAAGCTGACGCTGTAAAAATTAGCTTTCAATTAAAAAATAATGTAATTTTATTATCAATTTCTGATGATGGTCAAGGATTTGATGTCAATAAAAGTAAAAAAGGAATTGGTATCAAAAACATAAACGCTAGAGTCATTGAATTAGAAGGCACAGTAGATTTTATTTCTGAAATAAATAAAGGCACAACCATAACTATAGAAATTCCATATAAAACCAACTCATAA
- a CDS encoding DUF58 domain-containing protein: MNLQAELNKAGGFKNLELLAKQVVEGFIAGMHKSPFHGFSAEFAEHKIYNQGESTRHIDWKLYAKTDKLYTKRYDDETNLRCHLIIDNSSSMHYPEMSNFSISSLNKIAFSALASASLMHILKKQRDAVGLSIYSDAYDYYAPEKGSERHHQMLLSQLSNTVVSKPINKQTETYTYLHQIAENIHRRSLIFFFTDMFQTSTDDVKIFEALRHLKHNKHEVVLFHVIDKEKELKFDFDNAPKRFIDVETNEYINLYPDTVKDGYETAVNDYFKSIRLKCLQYQIKYVEADINQPFDKILTTYMVERQKFI; the protein is encoded by the coding sequence ATGAATTTACAAGCAGAACTCAATAAGGCTGGAGGTTTTAAAAATTTGGAGCTTCTTGCAAAACAAGTTGTTGAAGGGTTTATTGCTGGAATGCATAAGAGTCCGTTTCATGGATTTTCTGCAGAGTTTGCTGAACATAAAATATACAACCAAGGCGAAAGTACGCGTCATATTGATTGGAAACTATATGCCAAAACCGATAAGCTTTATACCAAACGTTATGATGATGAAACCAATTTACGTTGTCATCTTATTATAGATAATAGTAGCTCGATGCATTATCCTGAAATGAGCAATTTCAGTATTTCAAGTTTGAATAAGATTGCTTTTTCTGCTTTAGCATCAGCATCGCTAATGCATATCTTAAAAAAGCAACGTGATGCAGTAGGATTGAGTATTTATAGTGATGCTTATGATTATTATGCGCCTGAAAAAGGAAGCGAGCGTCATCACCAAATGTTATTAAGTCAATTAAGTAATACAGTAGTTTCTAAACCAATTAATAAACAAACAGAAACATACACCTATTTACATCAGATAGCAGAAAACATACATAGACGTTCTTTAATCTTCTTTTTTACAGATATGTTTCAAACGTCTACAGATGATGTAAAAATATTTGAAGCTTTGAGACATTTAAAGCATAATAAGCATGAAGTTGTCTTATTTCATGTGATTGATAAGGAGAAAGAATTAAAGTTTGATTTTGATAATGCACCTAAACGCTTTATTGATGTTGAAACTAATGAGTACATCAATTTATATCCAGATACTGTTAAGGATGGTTATGAAACCGCTGTGAATGATTATTTTAAATCCATTAGGCTAAAGTGTTTACAGTATCAAATTAAATATGTAGAGGCAGACATCAATCAACCATTTGATAAGATCCTAACGACTTACATGGTAGAGCGTCAAAAATTTATTTAA
- a CDS encoding ClpP family protease — protein sequence MSKQAKAQDKIDSKLLEDRKVFLWGMVDDKSAKHVIDRLMYLDALETKDIQLYINSPGGYVTSGFAMYDCIQSLNSDVSTICTGLAASMGSILLSVGTKGKRFIQPHARVMIHQPSGGARGQASDIEITAQEILKTKELSAKILADNCGQDFDKVIKDFNRDHWMGAEESKAYGIVDGILE from the coding sequence ATGAGCAAGCAAGCAAAAGCACAAGATAAAATAGATAGTAAGTTATTAGAAGACCGAAAAGTATTTCTTTGGGGAATGGTAGATGATAAATCTGCAAAGCACGTCATTGATAGATTGATGTATTTAGATGCATTAGAAACAAAAGATATTCAGTTATATATTAACAGTCCAGGAGGTTATGTAACATCTGGATTTGCGATGTACGATTGTATACAATCTTTAAATAGTGATGTTTCAACAATCTGTACAGGATTGGCAGCATCAATGGGATCGATATTATTATCCGTTGGAACAAAAGGAAAGCGTTTTATACAGCCTCATGCTCGTGTGATGATTCATCAGCCAAGTGGAGGCGCTCGTGGTCAAGCAAGTGATATTGAAATTACAGCTCAAGAAATTTTAAAAACAAAAGAATTAAGTGCAAAGATTTTGGCTGATAATTGCGGACAAGATTTTGATAAGGTGATCAAAGATTTTAATCGTGACCATTGGATGGGAGCTGAGGAATCTAAAGCTTATGGAATTGTTGATGGTATTTTAGAATAA
- the trxA gene encoding thioredoxin yields MALEITDATFEETVLKSDKPVVVDFWAAWCGPCRMVGPIIDEISTEYDGKAVVGKVDVDANQEFAAKYGVRNIPTVLVFQNGEVVGRQVGVAPKNAYTEAIDALL; encoded by the coding sequence ATGGCATTAGAAATAACAGATGCAACGTTTGAAGAAACAGTATTAAAGAGTGATAAACCAGTAGTGGTTGATTTTTGGGCTGCTTGGTGTGGACCATGTAGAATGGTTGGACCAATCATTGACGAAATAAGTACAGAATACGATGGTAAAGCTGTTGTAGGTAAAGTAGATGTTGATGCAAATCAAGAGTTTGCTGCTAAGTATGGTGTACGTAATATCCCAACAGTTTTGGTATTTCAAAACGGAGAGGTTGTAGGACGTCAAGTAGGCGTAGCACCTAAAAATGCTTATACTGAAGCTATCGATGCTTTATTGTAA